A DNA window from Lachancea thermotolerans CBS 6340 chromosome G complete sequence contains the following coding sequences:
- the YVC1 gene encoding Yvc1p (similar to uniprot|Q12324 Saccharomyces cerevisiae YOR087W YVC1), whose translation MPTYALPTAAGVDWTLDHPPGCEAPHPRQLLRISLNLKYLIDKVVPILYEEQAIMCDHSRILNSRVIALAREACGGSKGNQQSLRKYQSALIFCLLKVCAWYWDLAAAELHNAEIYNLRASAAQQLCKLIIEQEEQRDAQFLFIQMLCRRYVINENDEDSVAQNALELAMDMHCTTVIGSSGYQRCLKWLWRGWIVQHRQDSKAYVLCDVIPSARFSSHFHPDRLKTPMYQNWLQIWFSLIFVILYTAVVNGKDSTAVDGIEFSEGLFYFFTIGSTLDELNKIYHVGRSYIGFWNAFNDTMYFTILTSMVLRIVSVSPIKTTMPAEYWDKISYRVLSCAAPLVWARLLLYLESSRFVGALLVVLKHMMQESIVFFFLLFLLIIGFLQGFIGLDSSDGNREITWPIVSNLMLTVLGSGDFKMFKDFAPPYAGILYYVYCFIVSVILLNILIALYSTAYEKVIDNALDEYMALMAQKTLRYIRAPDEDVYVPPLNLIELMLMPFMLMLPQKTAKALTHLVMTVAYFPMLVFIAVKEVREAKRVAYNRMRKLEDDANETDTAWDLTDGYVDDADGWIPHSGNSGIAATQVKNKRSLNLQREAETADPDFRVKASWFKSVKRAVQPVDQGFDSGIGWEFYDVYREITEKADNSDKKIEELTKMVQELTMAVKEMSPSNPKSKT comes from the coding sequence ATGCCAACTTATGCACTTCCTACGGCTGCCGGCGTCGACTGGACGTTAGATCACCCGCCCGGATGTGAGGCACCACATCCCAGGCAACTTCTACGAATCTCACTAAACCTGAAATACCTGATTGACAAAGTGGTGCCTATTCTCTATGAAGAACAGGCAATAATGTGTGACCACTCTCGAATTCTAAATTCCCGTGTGATAGCGCTTGCCCGCGAAGCATGTGGCGGAAGCAAAGGAAATCAGCAGTCGTTGCGCAAGTATCAGTCTGCGCTCATTTTTTGTCTTCTCAAAGTATGCGCATGGTACTGGGACCTGGCGGCGGCAGAATTACATAATGCCGAAATCTACAACCTGAGGGCTTCTGCTGCCCAACAGCTATGCAAGCTTATCATAGAACAGGAGGAACAGCGCGACGCGCAATTTTTGTTCATCCAGATGCTCTGTCGTCGTTATGTGATAAACGAAAACGATGAAGATAGTGTAGCACAAAATGCGCTTGAGCTCGCAATGGACATGCACTGTACTACTGTAATTGGGTCGAGCGGATACCAGCGCTGTCTGAAATGGTTGTGGCGCGGCTGGATTGTTCAGCATAGACAAGACTCCAAAGCATATGTGCTTTGTGACGTAATTCCTTCGGCTAGGTTTAGCAGCCACTTCCATCCGGACCGGTTGAAGACACCAATGTATCAAAATTGGCTACAGATATGGTTTTCGCTCATATTCGTAATCCTCTATACCGCTGTGGTTAATGGCAAAGACTCTACCGCCGTCGATGGTATCGAGTTCAGCGAGGGGCTGTTTTACTTCTTTACCATTGGAAGTACTCTGGATGAACTTAACAAAATCTATCACGTCGGGAGAAGTTACATTGGGTTCTGGAATGCCTTCAACGACACAATGTACTTCACAATCCTAACATCTATGGTTCTGAGAATTGTTAGCGTTAGCCCtatcaaaacaacaatgCCAGCTGAATACTGGGACAAAATTTCATACAGGGTTCTATCCTGCGCTGCGCCCCTTGTCTGGGCTCGGCTTTTGCTTTACTTAGAATCTAGCAGATTTGTTGGTGCTTTGCTagttgttttgaagcataTGATGCAAGAATCGATagtattcttctttctgctgtttttgttgataatCGGCTTCCTGCAAGGGTTCATTGGTCTCGATTCCTCTGACGGAAACCGCGAAATTACCTGGCCTATTGTTTCGAACTTGATGCTCACAGTTTTAGGTTCTGgagacttcaaaatgttcaaagattttGCGCCCCCATATGCAGGAATACTCTATTACGTCTACTGCTTCATCGTATCagtgattttgttgaataTCCTGATTGCGCTTTACAGTACCGCCTATGAAAAGGTGATTGACAACGCGCTTGACGAGTACATGGCTCTaatggctcaaaaaaccCTGAGGTACATTAGAGCACCGGATGAAGACGTTTATGTACCACCCCTTAATCTCATCGAGCTGATGTTGATGCCATTTATGCTGATGCTCCCACAGAAAACGGCTAAGGCTTTGACTCACCTCGTTATGACGGTGGCATACTTCCCTATGCTAGTATTTATTGCGGTCAAAGAAGTTAGGGAAGCGAAACGTGTGGCATACAACAGGAtgagaaaacttgaagatgaTGCAAACGAAACGGACACCGCTTGGGATCTCACAGATGGCTATGTTGATGATGCAGACGGATGGATCCCTCACAGCGGAAACTCAGGAATTGCAGCGACTCAAGTAAAGAACAAGAGATCTTTGAACCTACAGAGAGAAGCTGAAACTGCAGACCCTGATTTCAGAGTTAAGGCCTCATGGTTCAAGAGCGTCAAAAGGGCTGTCCAGCCAGTCGACCAAGGCTTTGACTCAGGCATCGGCTGGGAATTCTATGATGTTTATCGCGAGATTACTGAGAAAGCTGACAACTCTGacaaaaaaattgaagaactgaCCAAAATGGTACAAGAGTTAACCATGGCAGTCAAAGAGATGTCGCCTTCCAACCCAAAGAGCAAAACTTAG
- the NST1 gene encoding Nst1p (some similarities with uniprot|P53935 Saccharomyces cerevisiae YNL091W NST1 Protein of unknown function mediates sensitivity to salt stress interacts physically with the splicing factor Msl1p and also displays genetic interaction with MSL1), whose protein sequence is MGKKRQGKKISEPLNENPTVVSGSDVHFDFSEENMSASTKKKMKNKKKNTAKVAEAEIYDSEAEYPSSRVIKRAPNGDVIVETLAEEEKPKPNPDLGRSIPTKLDSHWESLSSEEKKRILRIEKNEVFEVIKNYQSNNNCNCSVCGRRNVAMEQELEQIYNRLYDSAKQTNSDTDFVLFHLNMIKELQRANATANAVPSVERVNAPSQEPTSPQYLEDMRDEAVKYCLSNKAVESLKEEVLQFKHNKQRQQQLQQQQLQQQQQQQHQPQLRLQDEANRITEQRFEPLVSQQTPHDLQPTRNDEQLNHYSLHEEDTKLQQELIHDEHKNLSSTEHHDNEFLDLPNAAGTDNKKHVEPMFTGEAVASLPTGPLQSQDMASNDDVKNRYMDFAKAFVSSHPKIAHEYVSRMMMYPDMRALTEDLMYNNGQSFIKAMEDYVVQKDKSPEQSQENNHIGSLFEEGAPLTPDQYANIQRHIAQGMTDRMNFEKGDFKGALEGEGKGLLEQFLAGEDPISMLLKSFTKQNGVSGDQLIANQNIQEEIDYDDEDEYDEEEYSDYEDEEESEYEDDVYEEENNNGQYHHHQYHHHHSHTHHHEEELELEEEEVSTAGNEEEYDSGIDEQERLEEGRRLIQIAITKLLQKKLVDSYHEKQAENNRLRLLQELEAEEQKKREKEEKKQRKREKEKEKKRAQQQAKEQERRKKEEEDARLKKEAEEREMQRREAQRQRVEEAKRKKDEERRKKLEEQRRKEEEQQKQKKLKEEQKRKREEEKRLKDEAKKLKEEGAKRQKEEDAKRQKEEELKKQKEAKKLDQERKRQQQEESKTQYQAQQKHMAESNFNRRQSTPPEAVPYGVPNAPFNDENHNDLFHMINEAASKSLSSSSSHLQTLLQPQLSQPDLQHPHTGVALSGAPQSNWQTSGNYAPPYEPLASNVKGLDNSWSSRGGIFQTSPSVTQPHLSAQQSSSAQPSLPQFAQFGNTASERKKSFNDELSDLTNFLSSTSLSGNPGSSTGAPGYNIPDTLWSSVDQTTHPANAPFSGTTSSVPPLSIGSTAHRKSIWENEAPLNPTNASPGLRNLSTNIWGDIQSNPNQVPSESLTDVVVKSYALLSREFSTDYVDVEKLYHTVFSLMKDSSNLAYSNFLGHILTMRATHNCDVVSNQSGAITHVKIPYAYLQSQQPQPGFLPSSELPRNQSSYKGGDFSNVLFDELYNGASGTMPPVQRPLPNSTPVTQGGSNQFSYSQPFSQSGTNNIWG, encoded by the coding sequence ATGGGGAAGAAACGGCAAGGCAAGAAGATAAGTGAGCCCTTGAATGAAAACCCAACTGTAGTTAGTGGAAGCGACGTTCATTTTGACTTTAGTGAGGAGAACATGAGCGCTTctacaaagaagaaaatgaagaacaagaagaaaaataCGGCGAAGGTTGCGGAGGCTGAAATTTACGATAGCGAGGCAGAATACCCTAGCTCCCGGGTAATCAAGCGCGCTCCGAATGGAGACGTTATCGTTGAGACTTTGGCAGAGGAGGAAAAGCCTAAGCCGAATCCTGATCTTGGAAGGTCGATTCCAACGAAACTGGACTCCCATTGGGAGTCGCTCAGCAGcgaggagaagaagcggaTTCTGCGCATTGAGAAAAACGAGGTATTCGAAGTGATCAAGAACTATCAGTCAAATAACAACTGTAACTGCTCCGTTTGCGGACGCCGCAACGTGGCTAtggagcaggagctggaACAAATTTACAATCGCCTTTATGATAGTGCGAAACAAACCAATTCAGATACAGATTTCGTGCTTTTCCATTTGAATATGATTAAAGAGCTTCAGCGCGCGAATGCAACCGCTAACGCCGTTCCCAGCGTTGAAAGGGTAAATGCGCCTTCGCAGGAGCCCACCTCACCACAATACCTCGAGGACATGCGGGATGAAGCTGTCAAGTACTGCTTGTCGAACAAGGCTGTTgagtctttgaaagaggagGTTTTACAGTTCAAGCACAACAAACAGCGACAGCAGCAGTtacaacagcagcagttacaacagcaacaacagcaacagcatCAACCGCAGCTTAGACTTCAAGATGAAGCCAATCGCATTACAGAACAGCGGTTTGAGCCATTAGTTTCTCAGCAAACCCCGCATGATCTCCAACCAACTAGAAATGATGAGCAATTGAATCATTACTCGCTGCATGAGGAAGATACCAAGTTACAACAAGAACTTATACATGATGAGCATAAGAATCTGAGTTCCACGGAGCACCATGACAATGAGTTCCTTGATCTTCCAAATGCTGCTGGCACAGACAACAAGAAACATGTGGAACCAATGTTTACAGGAGAAGCTGTGGCATCGCTGCCGACGGGACCGCTGCAGTCTCAAGACATGGCCTCAAACGACGATGTCAAGAATAGGTACATGGACTTTGCGAAGGCATTTGTATCATCCCATCCAAAAATCGCGCATGAGTACGTTAGTCGAATGATGATGTACCCTGACATGCGAGCTCTCACAGAGGATCTCATGTACAATAATGGACAAAGCTTCATAAAGGCAATGGAAGATTATGTTGTTCAAAAGGACAAATCCCCTGAACAATCCCAAGAAAATAACCATATTGGGTCTCTCTTCGAGGAAGGGGCCCCATTAACTCCTGATCAGTATGCTAACATACAGCGGCACATTGCTCAGGGCATGACAGATCGCATGAATTTCGAAAAGGGTGATTTCAAAGGAGCTTTGGAAGGTGAGGGGAAAGGCCTGTTGGAACAGTTTCTTGCGGGCGAAGACCCTATCAGCATGCTCCTGAAATCATTCACAAAACAAAACGGTGTTTCAGGAGACCAATTGATAGCCAATCAAAATATTCAGGAGGAGATTGATTATGATGATGAGGACGAAtatgacgaagaagagtacTCTGATTAtgaggacgaggaggaaTCTGAGTATGAAGACGACGTGTATGAGGAGGAAAACAACAATGGACAataccaccaccaccaataccaccaccaccactcACATACACACCATCATGAGGAGGAGCtagaacttgaagaggaggaggtCAGCACCGCCggaaatgaagaagaatatGACAGCGGGATAGATGAACAGGAACGCCTGGAAGAGGGGAGGAGATTGATTCAAATTGCTATAACAAAGCTGctacaaaaaaagcttgttgattCTTACCACGAAAAGCAGGCTGAAAACAACAGACTAaggcttcttcaagagcttgaggccgaagaacaaaaaaagcgtGAAAAAGAGGAGAAAAAACAACGCAAGAGAGAGaaggagaaagagaagaagcgcgcTCAGCAACAAGCTAAAGAGCAAGAGAGGcgcaaaaaagaggaagaggatgcaaggctcaagaaagaagctgaagagcgTGAAATGCAAAGAAGGGAAGCTCAACGGCAAAGAGTTGAGGAAGCTAAGCGGAAGAAAGACGAGGAGAGACGAAAGAAATTAGAAGAGCAGAGGCGTAAAGAAGAGGAGCAGcagaaacagaagaagttgaaagaagagcaaaagCGTAAGcgtgaagaagaaaagcgcCTAAAGGATGAGGCTAAGAAACTAAAAGAAGAGGGAGCAAAGAGGCAAAAGGAGGAGGACGCTAAGAGACAAAAGGAGGAGgaattgaagaaacaaaaggaAGCGAAGAAGCTCGATCAGGAACGAAAGAGGCaacagcaagaagaaagcaagACACAATATCAGGCCCAGCAGAAACATATGGCGGAAAGTAATTTTAATCGACGCCAAAGTACGCCCCCTGAGGCAGTTCCTTATGGAGTTCCTAATGCGCCTTTCAATGATGAAAACCATAACGACTTGTTTCACATGATCAATGaggcagcttcaaagtctctctcatcttcttcttcccaCCTGCAAACGCTGCTTCAGCCACAATTATCCCAGCCGGACCTCCAGCACCCCCATACAGGTGTCGCCTTGAGCGGAGCGCCTCAATCCAACTGGCAAACCTCCGGAAATTATGCGCCACCATATGAGCCTTTGGCTAGTAATGTTAAAGGCCTGGATAACTCTTGGAGTAGCAGAGGTGGGATCTTCCAGACCTCCCCAAGTGTTACTCAACCCCACCTAAGCGCCCAgcaaagctcttcagctcaGCCTTCCTTACCACAGTTTGCTCAATTTGGTAACACGGCTAGCGAGCGCAAGAAGTCTTTCAACGACGAGCTCAGCGACCTTACGAATTTCctatcttcaacttctttgagcGGAAACCCGGGTAGCTCTACCGGAGCCCCTGGTTACAACATTCCAGACACTCTATGGTCTTCGGTAGACCAAACAACGCACCCTGCTAATGCTCCCTTCAGTGGTACGACATCATCTGTTCCACCTTTGAGCATTGGTTCTACCGCTCACCGAAAGTCAATATGGGAGAACGAAGCCCCACTGAACCCCACCAACGCCAGCCCTGGTTTGAGGAACCTATCAACGAATATTTGGGGTGACATTCAGTCTAACCCAAACCAGGTTCCTTCTGAGTCTTTAACTGACGTCGTTGTGAAATCCTACGCTCTTTTGAGCCGCGAGTTCAGTACAGACTACGTGGACGTCGAGAAATTATATCACACAGTGTTCTCTCTGATGAAAGATAGCTCAAATCTGGCGTATTCAAATTTCCTAGGTCATATCTTGACGATGAGAGCAACCCACAACTGCGACGTGGTTTCTAACCAAAGCGGCGCGATCACTCACGTAAAGATTCCTTATGCTTACTTGCAATCTCAGCAGCCTCAACCGGGCTTCTTGCCCAGCTCTGAGCTTCCTCGCAATCAAAGTTCCTACAAAGGTGGTGACTTTTCTAATGTTTTGTTTGATGAGCTATACAATGGCGCTTCAGGCACCATGCCTCCAGTCCAAAGACCATTGCCCAATTCCACACCTGTCACTCAAGGTGGCTCCAATCAATTTAGCTATAGCCAGCCCTTCAGTCAATCAGGCACTAACAACATCTGGGGCTGA
- the RHO2 gene encoding Rho family GTPase RHO2 (highly similar to uniprot|P06781 Saccharomyces cerevisiae YNL090W RHO2 Non-essential small GTPase of the Rho/Rac subfamily of Ras-like proteins involved in the establishment of cell polarity and in microtubule assembly) produces the protein MTENVVRRKLVIIGDGACGKTSLLYVFALGKFPKEYHPTVFENYVTDCRVDGIKVSLALWDTAGQEEYERLRPFSYSKANVILIGFAIDDAESLLNARTKWTEEALRYCPEAPIVLVGLKRDLRKSESSHKFVTREEAEQVARAIGAKKYMECSALDGSGVDDVFELATRTSLLVNKEPGQTCCLIA, from the coding sequence ATGACAGAGAACGTGGTGAGAAGGAAACTAGTCATCATAGGCGATGGTGCATGCGGCAAAACTTCTCTTCTATATGTTTTCGCTCTTGGAAAGTTTCCTAAAGAATACCATCCCACCGTATTTGAAAACTACGTCACGGACTGCCGAGTCGATGGAATAAAAGTGTCTTTGGCGTTATGGGATACTGCGGGCCAGGAAGAGTACGAGCGCCTACGGCCATTTTCCTACTCAAAGGCCAACGTAATACTGATAGGTTTCGCGATAGATGATGCCGAATCGTTACTTAATGCACGCACAAAGTGGACTGAAGAAGCGTTACGTTACTGCCCTGAGGCTCCGATCGTCCTTGTGGGTCTCAAGCGGGACTTGAGAAAGAGCGAATCGTCGCACAAGTTCGTGACGAGAGAAGAGGCCGAGCAAGTGGCTCGCGCTATCGGAGCCAAGAAATACATGGAATGCAGTGCCCTCGATGGCAGCGGCGTCGATGACGTTTTTGAACTAGCAACTCGAACTAGCCTTTTAGTTAACAAGGAGCCGGGCCAAACTTGCTGCCTAATTGCATGA